The stretch of DNA CATAGAGATCGTCTTCTTCATCTTCGATGACAGCAGAAGGATCGACCGCTAAGGGATCGATCGTAGCATTGGCTTGAATCATATCTGCCTCGGGCGATCCGGTTTCGGCAGCCAATATTTGAACAGGCACGGTGTTATTTTCTTGGGCAAACAGTTCGGGGGACACCGACGCGACAGCAATACTCACGACAGGCTCCTTCTGGGACGTCGACGAATGGTCCGAGTTTGCATCAACAGTAGACGCATTTTCGGATTGGGAAACAGGATCTTTAGATTCTTCAGGTTCTTCTTGCAAGGTCTGCCAATCAATTGGTGGCAGAGCCGCAGTATTGGGCAGGCCAAAGAGTTGTAAAAAACGTTTGGTAGTGTCGTAAAGATAGGGTCGTCCTAAATCTTCACTTCGGCCAGCAATTCGTACTAGGTCACGCTCCATCAATTGCCGCAACAATTCGCCGCAGGCCACCCCCCGGATTGCCTCAATTGCAGCCCTTGATACTGGACCACGATAAGCGACCACAGCCAACGTTTCCATCATAGGAGTCGATAACCGAACAGGGGACGGTACGTGGGTAAGTCGTGATAGCCAAGGCGCAAGTGATGGTCGCGTCAACATCCGGTAGCCGCCGGCAATCATTTCAATCCGTATTGCGCGACCCAAATCTTGATAGGTTTGATTGAGCGAGCGGACAAGGGTACGGGCCTCGGTCGCGTCGCTCAAGTGGGACATTTGAGCTAATTTTCGAGGTGCCATGGGAGTCCCCGTCAACAACAGTACCGCTTCGACACGACGCCGTTTGATACTAGGGTCTTCATCGTTAGCGGATTTTGCATCGTTGGACGCTTCAGCCAGCAATCCGTGGGCCAAATTGTTTTGTTTTGAACCGTTGATTCCCTTCGCCAGCGAAGCGATCGAGTAGGGTCGACGGTGGTTTGCCGATTCCCATGTCGATCTAAGGGCCCCGGGACCGAAATTCGGGGCACATGAGTTAAGGCGGGACGAGGACCAAGATCGCGACATGGGATAGACTAAGCAGGGTCTGGAAAGTTCGGTTTTCGCCATAAGTATCCGCTTTCTGGACACTCTCACTCATATCGCAACCATCGCCCAAGAAGGCAAGCGTGTCCACCTCGGTTTCTGAATCCTCGTCGTCTGCCTCGCCGGGCCGATCCCAGAGAAATCCTAAGTCAAAATCGCCATCCGCTGCTCGAAAGTGGATCGCACTAGCGTCCACGTTGGTGATTTTGCTGGTTGGATTCTTCGTGATCCGTTCTCAGGGGCACGTTGTTGGTTCCGAATTCGCACCTTCCCATTTTCAGACGCGGTCGTTCAGTTTCTACGAAATCCCCCTACTCCATCTGCAAATCACACCCATCAAACGCACGGTTTCAAGCAACCCGACATCCATGTACCTGCGGCAAAACAACCTCATACACGTCGGGAAAGGTGCTCCCCAACAATGGCATTTAATGTCCTTGTCGCGAGGTTTGACCGGAACCACCGACGCCAACGCCAACTTGTTGGTTGATCAACTGACGATGCAATCAGGTTCCGATTCATATTGGCGAAAATGGAGCATTGATCACCCCAGTCACGCCAAGATCCTATGGCCCACAGTTCAGAAACTGGCTCAACGCGAGCTCTACGTATTGCTCCCAGCATTGCTTGAACGAGCCGGGGTGGATCACGAAGAGACCAGTGAAAGTGTCGCCCGCCTTCAACAAACCATTGATGGTTATTGCAAAGAGCAATACACCCGACTGATTTCGGATATGAACGATGCCGGTCGAACGGAACTAGCGGACGAATTGCTCAAAGAGGCTTCCCAAGACTTCCCTGAAGAATTCCCCGAAGAATTCGATGGAAGCAACCTCACTTTTGAACGAGACGATCCTGATAGAGCGATCCCGCCCGCGGCTTCCTCTCAGTCTCGCGAATCGTCATGACACGAAACATCATTTACCTAGACAACAATGCCACGACCTCTTTGGACCCTCGGGTAGCTGATCGAATCGCGAAAGAGTGGACGTTGGGTCCCGCCAATCCGTCCAGCCAGCATCAACTTGGCCAGCGAGCTCGAAACCGCCTTGATGAAGCGATTGAGGCGATCGGTCGTTGCTTGGGCTGTCGACTCGACCAGCCCGGCGGTCCCCGCCTGATCCTCACTAGCGGCGGCACTGAATCCAACAACCTGGCACTTCGCGGTATCGGACATGCTGGTCCGTTGGTCGTCAGCCAAGTTGAACACCCCAGTGTCTTGGCTACCGCCCTGGAAATGCAAACGCAGGGCCGCGACGTTCGCTTTCTAGGCGTCGACGATCATGGCCAAGTCCAGTTGGACCAGTTGGAAGGTTTAATCGAGCAGGAGGGAATCCGTGCGTCGCTCGTTTCGATCATGTCGGCCAATAACGAAACAGGTGTCGTTCAGCCTATCGCCGAGGCCGCCAAGATCTGTCATCGGCTGGGTGTACCGTTGCACGTCGACACGACTCAAACCATTGGCAAACAAGTTATCCACTTAGGTCGAGAGTACCCTGGCGTCTCGGCGGTTACGTTCACAGCCCACAAATTCCACGGTCCCGTGGGCGTGGGAGCCCTTTGGTTGGCGGCCGGCGTCGACGTCAAAGCCATTATTCGTGGTGGCGAACAGCAGCTTGATACCCGGCCGGGAACTGAACCCGTCGCGTTGGCCGTAGGGATGGCTCAAGCCTTACAGTTTGCGCAAAACGAATGTGAGCAGTCTTATCCCCACACCACAAAGCTGCGCGATCGACTCGAATTGGGTCTGCTGGCCGGACACGCGGAATTGGTTGTCCAAGGGATCAAACACCCTCGTCTACCCAACACGACCTGCGTGTCGTTCGTTGGCACCGATCGACAATCCTTGCTGATGTCGCTCGACATGGCGGGAATCGCCGCGAGCAGC from Rubripirellula amarantea encodes:
- the scpB gene encoding SMC-Scp complex subunit ScpB, encoding MSRSWSSSRLNSCAPNFGPGALRSTWESANHRRPYSIASLAKGINGSKQNNLAHGLLAEASNDAKSANDEDPSIKRRRVEAVLLLTGTPMAPRKLAQMSHLSDATEARTLVRSLNQTYQDLGRAIRIEMIAGGYRMLTRPSLAPWLSRLTHVPSPVRLSTPMMETLAVVAYRGPVSRAAIEAIRGVACGELLRQLMERDLVRIAGRSEDLGRPYLYDTTKRFLQLFGLPNTAALPPIDWQTLQEEPEESKDPVSQSENASTVDANSDHSSTSQKEPVVSIAVASVSPELFAQENNTVPVQILAAETGSPEADMIQANATIDPLAVDPSAVIEDEEDDLYEGVDEDADDDDWDEDDDDDWDDDDEDDDDDVDDDEEDDDDELDDDWEEVDDEDSDEESDEEEEDWDEDDDEEEDWDDDDEEVEDDEEEDEAWD
- a CDS encoding cysteine desulfurase family protein — protein: MTRNIIYLDNNATTSLDPRVADRIAKEWTLGPANPSSQHQLGQRARNRLDEAIEAIGRCLGCRLDQPGGPRLILTSGGTESNNLALRGIGHAGPLVVSQVEHPSVLATALEMQTQGRDVRFLGVDDHGQVQLDQLEGLIEQEGIRASLVSIMSANNETGVVQPIAEAAKICHRLGVPLHVDTTQTIGKQVIHLGREYPGVSAVTFTAHKFHGPVGVGALWLAAGVDVKAIIRGGEQQLDTRPGTEPVALAVGMAQALQFAQNECEQSYPHTTKLRDRLELGLLAGHAELVVQGIKHPRLPNTTCVSFVGTDRQSLLMSLDMAGIAASSGSACSSGSSPPSHVLTAMKRPEAEIRSAIRFAVSKFSTVEEIDEAIERISQCYLRLRRKSDVDNS